The following proteins are co-located in the Vigna unguiculata cultivar IT97K-499-35 chromosome 9, ASM411807v1, whole genome shotgun sequence genome:
- the LOC114163920 gene encoding proline-rich receptor-like protein kinase PERK7, with amino-acid sequence MASDSPPSSDNSSPPPPPPDNSSPPPPPDNSSPPPPPPDNSSPRPPSQDNSPPPPSSSDKKSPPPPSNSSPSTSPPPPPDKKSGNRRSSPPPHSGHQFSPPPPSKNRLSPPKSLSSRSSGDGGSQSLSTPIIIAIAAAAGILLLLLLMVIFACSRRKRKSQSPNNYYHNQPNDGFHKNEYGYNSNKVEHVMHIPPHPNPHSQDPNLYPPHPHPLPVGSWSAPQGVSSDMSSASYSGPHGPVLPPPHPTVALGFNQSTFTYEELSAATGGFSQHNLLGQGGFGYVHKGVLPNGKEIAVKSLKATSGQGDREFQAEVEIISRVHHRHLVSLVGYCISQANKLLVYEFVPNNTLEYHLHRKVQPVMDWNTRLKIAIGSAKGLAYLHEDCHPRIIHRDIKGANILLENNFEAKVADFGLAKMSQDTNTHVSTRVMGTFGYLAPEYASSGKLTDKSDVFSFGIMLLELITGREPVDNTGEYEDSLADWARPLCTKAMEDGIFEGLVDPRLQGNYDERQMSCMVACAAFSVRYSAKKRPKMSQIVRVLEGDVSVQVLGHEGTKPGQSTVFGGEGEYNAEKYGADMMKFRKLALQSGSEFSATSEYGMNPSTTSSEHSSAEYVNARRVGARMHTP; translated from the exons ATGGCTTCTGATTCCCCACCATCGTCGGACAATTCATCTCCTCCGCCACCACCGCCCGACAATTCATCTCCTCCCCCACCACCAGACAACTcatctccaccaccaccaccgccggACAATTCATCTCCTCGTCCACCGTCACAGGACAATTCACCACCTCCTCCCTCGTCAAGCGATAAGAAATCTCCGCCCCCGCCATCTAATTCCTCACCATCTACATCGCCACCACCTCCTCCTGATAAGAAATCAGGTAACCGCCGGTCATCGCCGCCCCCACATTCTGGCCATCAGTTTTCTCCTCCCCCACCTTCAAAGAACCGGTTGTCTCCACCCAAGTCATTATCTTCGAGGTCATCAGGAGACGGTGGAAGCCAATCATTGAGCACGCCAATTATAATAGCAATTGCAGCTGCAGCTGGGATTTTGCTCCTTCTCCTTCTCATGGTCATCTTTGCGTGttcaagaagaaaaaggaaatctCAGTCACCCAATAATTACTACCATAATCAACCTAATG ATGGGTTTCACAAAAACGAGTATGGGTACAACAGCAATAAGGTTGAGCACGTTATGCATATTCCTCCACATCCAAATCCACATTCACAAGATCCAAATCTATATCCACCACATCCACATCCACTTCCAGTTGGAAGTTGGTCAGCACCCCAGGGTGTTAGTTCTGACATGAGCAGTGCCAGTTACTCTGGGCCCCATGGTCCCGTTTTGCCACCGCCGCACCCCACGGTGGCCCTCGGATTCAACCAAAGCACCTTCACTTACGAGGAGCTCTCGGCTGCGACTGGTGGCTTTAGCCAACACAACCTGCTGGGCCAGGGTGGCTTTGGATACGTCCACAAAGGTGTTCTACCCAATGGCAAGGAAATTGCAGTGAAGAGCCTCAAAGCCACTAGTGGTCAAGGAGACAGAGAATTCCAAGCTGAGGTTGAAATCATCAGCCGCGTCCACCATCGCCATCTCGTCTCACTCGTCGGCTATTGCATCTCACAAGCCAACAAGCTCCTCGTTTATGAGTTTGTGCCTAACAATACCCTCGAATACCACCTTCATC GAAAGGTTCAACCTGTGATGGATTGGAATACCAGGCTCAAAATTGCGATTGGATCGGCTAAAGGACTTGCATATTTACATGAGGATT GTCACCCTCGTATCATTCACCGAGACATAAAGGGTGCAAACATTCTACTCGAAAACAACTTCGAAGCCAAA GTGGCAGATTTTGGGTTGGCAAAGATGAGTCAAGACACTAACACTCACGTTTCTACTCGTGTAATGGGAACATTCGG GTATTTGGCTCCAGAATATGCATCAAGCGGTAAGCTAACTGACAAATCTGATGTGTTCTCGTTCGGTATTATGCTTTTGGAGCTCATAACAGGTCGGGAACCTGTTGACAACACTGGGGAATATGAAGATAGTTTGGCCGACTGG GCTAGACCACTCTGTACAAAGGCAATGGAGGATGGAATTTTTGAAGGGCTGGTGGATCCACGTTTACAGGGTAATTACGACGAGCGCCAAATGTCTTGTATGGTGGCTTGTGCTGCATTTAGCGTAAGGTACTCTGCAAAGAAGCGGCCGAAAATGAGTCAG ATTGTGAGAGTGCTGGAGGGTGATGTGTCAGTACAAGTGCTTGGTCACGAGGGAACGAAACCTGGACAAAGTACAGTGTTCGGCGGCGAAGGGGAATATAACGCGGAGAAATACGGTGCTGACATGATGAAGTTCAGAAAACTAGCATTACAGAGTGGCAGTGAGTTTAGTGCAACGAGTGAATATGGCATGAACCCTTCCACCACAAGCAGTGAACATTCTTCTGCTGAATATGTCAATGCCAGAAGGGTAGGAGCTCGAATGCACACTCCTTAA
- the LOC114163290 gene encoding coatomer subunit gamma — protein MAQPLVKKDDDRDDEAEYSPFMGIEKGSVLQEARVFNDPQLDARRCSQVITKLLYLLNQGETFTKVEATEVFFAVTKLFQSKDMGLRRMVYLMIKEISPSADEVIIVTSSLMKDMNSKIDMYKANAIRVLCRITDGTLLSQIERYLKQAIVDKNPVVASAALISGFHLLQTNPEIVKRWSNEVQEAVQSRAALVQFHALALLHQIRQNDRLAVSKLVTSLTRGSVRSPLAQCLLIRYTSQVIYESGNNTQSGERPFYDYLESCLRHKSEMVIFEAARAITELSGVTSRELTPAITVLQLFLSSSKPVLRFAAVRTLNKVAMTHPMAVTNCNIDMESLISDQNRSIATLAITTLLKTGNESSVDRLMKQITNFMSDIADEFKIVVVEAIRSLCLKFPLKYRSLMNFLSNILREEGGFDYKKAIVDSIVILISDIPDAKEAGLLHLCEFIEDCEFTYLSTQILHFLGIEGPKTSDPSKYIRYIYNRVHLENAIVRASAVSTLAKFGAAVDALKPRIFVLLRRCLFDSDDEVRDRATLYLNTLGGDGSVVETDKDVKDFLFGSFDIPLVNLENSLKNYEPSEDAFDINSVPKEVRSQPLAEKKAPGKKPTGLGAPPSGPVSTVDLYEKMLLTIPECANFGKLFKSSAPVELTEAETEYAVNVIKHIFDRHVVFQYNCTNTIAEQLLEDVIVNVDASEAEEFSEVFSKPIRSLPYDSPGQTFVAFEKPEGISAVGKFSNVLKFIVKEVDPTTGETEDDGVEDEYQLEDLEVVAADYVLKVGVSNFRNAWESLGPDFERVDEYGLGPRESLAEAVNTVINLLGLQPCEGTEEVPPNSRSHTCLLSGVFIGNVKVLVRLSFGLDGPKDVAMKLSVRSEDETVSDAIHEIVASG, from the exons ATGGCTCAGCCGCTCGTGAAGAAGGACGATGACCGCGACGACGAAG CCGAGTATTCCCCCTTTATGGGAATTGAAAAGGGGTCTGTTCTTCAGGAGGCCAGAGTTTTTAATGACCCTCAACTAGATGCTAGGAGATGTTCACAG GTTATTACAAAACTCCTATACCTGCTGAATCAGGGAGAGACGTTTACAAAG GTTGAAGCAACAGAAGTTTTCTTTGCTGTTACTAAGCTTTTCCAGTCTAAAGATATGGGATTAAGGAGAATGGTCTACTTGATGATAAAGGAGATATCTCCATCTGCAGACGAG gttATCATCGTCACAAGCTCTCTAATGAAAGATATGAATAGCAAAATTGACATGTATAAGGCCAATGCTATTCGAGTGCTTTGTCGAATCACTGATGGAACACTCCTTTCCCAAATTGAACGGTATTTAAAACAAGCTATTGTAGATAAAAATCCAGTTGTTGCAAGTGCTGCTTTAATTAGTGGCTTTCATCTGCTCCAG ACAAATCCTGAAATTGTAAAAAGATGGAGCAATGAGGTTCAGGAAGCTGTTCAATCAAGGGCAGCCCTTGTACAATTTCATGCTCTGGCTTTGCTACATCAG ATACGACAGAATGATCGATTGGCAGTAAGCAAGCTGGTTACCAGTTTGACAAGGGGGAGTGTACGCTCACCTTTAGCGCAGTGCCTTTTGATCCGTTACACTAGTCAG GTTATTTATGAATCAGGCAATAATACACAGTCAGGGGAACGCCCCTTCTATGATTATCTTGAGAGTTGCCTTCGTCACAAGTCGGAGATGGTGATTTTTGAAGCTGCTAGAGCAATAACAGAGCTCAGTGGTGTAACAAGTCGAGAATTAACTCCAGCAATTACTGTTCTTCAACTATTTTTAAGTTCTTCTAAGCCAGTGTTGAGATTTGCTGCTGTCCGCACCTTGAACAAG GTGGCAATGACACATCCAATGGCAGTCACCAACTGCAACATTGATATGGAAAGTTTAATCTCTGATCAGAACAGAAGCATTGCTACCCTTGCTATTACCACACTTTTGAAAACAGGAAACGAATCTAGTGTGGATCGTCTTATGAAGCAGATCACAAATTTCATGTCTGATATTgctgatgagttcaaaattgttgttgttgaagcAATAAGATCATTGTGCCTGAAGTTCCCTTTAAAATATCGATCTCT GATGAACTTCCTGAGTAATATTCTTAGGGAAGAAGGTGGTTTTGATTACAAGAAGGCAATTGTGGATTCAATTGTGATTCTCATTAGTGATATCCCTGATGCTAAGGAAGCTGGGTTGCTTCATCTTTGTGAGTTCATTGAAGATTGTGAGTTCACTTATTTGTCTACACAG ATACTTCACTTCCTGGGGATTGAAGGACCTAAAACATCAGACCCAAGCAAATATATTCGTTACATTTATAATAGAGTACATCTCGAGAATGCCATTGTTAGGGCCAGTGCCGTGAGTACACTGGCAAAATTTGGTGCTGCAGTTGATGCGTTGAAG CCCCGAATATTTGTTCTGCTAAGACGATGTCTTTTTGacagtgatgatgag GTTCGTGATAGGGCAACACTTTACCTGAACACACTTGGAGGTGATGGTTCAGTTGTTGAGACCGATAAGGATGTAAAGGACTTCCTGTTTGGATCATTTGATATCCCACTTGTTAATCTGGAGAATAGTTTGAAAAATTAT GAGCCTTCAGAAGATGCTTTTGACATTAACTCTGTGCCCAAGGAGGTCAGGTCCCAGCCACTTGCAGAAAAGAAAGCCCCTGGTAAAAAGCCAACTGGTCTGGGTGCTCCTCCAAGTGGTCCCGTATCAACTGTagatttatatgaaaagatgcTTTTGACCATTCCAGAGTGTGCAAACTTTGGGAAGCTTTTTAAG TCCTCAGCACCTGTGGAGCTCACTGAAGCTGAGACAGAGTATGCTGTTAATGTCATTAAACACATTTTTGATAGGCATGTTGTGTTCCAGTACAACTGCACCAACACAATAGCTGAGCAATTATTGGAAGAT GTTATTGTGAATGTGGATGCTTCTGAAGCAGAAGAATTCTCAGAGGTGTTCTCCAAGCCTATCAGGTCTCTTCCTTATGATTCACCTGGACAGACTTTTGTGGCATTTGAGAAGCCAGAGGGAATATCAGCAGTTGGAAAATTTTCAAACGTTCTGAAATTTATTGTTAAAGAG GTTGACCCTACCACTGGCGAGACTGAAGATGATGGTGTTGAAGATGAATACCAGCTGGAGGATCTGGAGGTTGTTGCCGCAGATTATGTGTTGAAAGTGGGGGTGTCTAATTTTAGGAATGCTTGGGAAAGCTTGGGCCCTGATTTCGAGCGAGTAGATGAGTACGGTCTTGGTCCTAGAGAAAGCTTGGCTGAAGCTGTAAATACTGTTATCAACCTGCTTGGCTTGCAGCCCTGCGAG GGAACAGAGGAGGTTCCTCCCAATTCAAGATCACACACATGCTTATTGTCAGGTGTATTCATAGGGAATGTAAAGGTGCTTGTACGGTTGTCTTTTGGACTTGATGGTCCGAAGGATGTTGCAATGAAACTTTCTGTGAGATCGGAGGATGAAACTGTGAGCGATGCCATTCATGAGATTGTCGCAAGCGGCTAG